CTTTCTGACGTGTTACTTTGAGAATCAAGTCGGCAATTCTAACCGCGTACTATAGTTCCCTGTGTAAGTAATCTATCCGAAGTCACGTTCTTCTCATGTAGCGAGTGATCAGCCcatgtaataatttcatctgagtATCTGTCGTTGGAGAGACTTCTCTTCTCTCTACTGTCGTGGTCAAATACATAGTGCACAAACATGCAAAACCACGAAAATTCACGCATCTCTTGTTTGTTCTAATAAGAGTCTCAGCCATgatttctcaaaatattcaagataAGTTTAAGAGTTTTAAGTTACgttcaaattgtatcttttcgAAACGCTGTACTACACGATCGGGCACTATGAAGTTAAAGGTGACCTTTAAGGTAATCATAAAATCATGTGACTTGGTGGAACAATCGCGTGactataaaaaatgaaaaagataagatAAACAAACATGTACCCGGTAAAGAAATGACAACTTCATGTCTGTCGTCATACTGATAATGACTGATAATGAAAACACAAACTTCCCGTTCCAGAATTAAGGATCTGTCGCAGATCCAGGGGTCAAATCCGAGTACTGCTCAAAGTAATATTGTGTCTCCAGAAAAGCTGACCtaagaaatttgaataatagaattttgaaagatACACAATACATGTTTGTGTGTTAAGTCACATGCAggcaaatattttctatattgaaaatgttgtGGGGAAATTTTGAGTACCGCTCAGGCGGTACTCGCGGTAGGCTGGATCACCCACTGAGGATTTTCGTAGTCGTTCGGTCTAGGTCTGGAAGGTTTTTTCGTGCCCGAAGAAACCTGGACTGTGATTACAGGTTTTTGATTCCTCTTCTGGCGCAGGATCTTCATTGAAAAGTCATTGACATCAACTTCAGCGGGTTATAATACATGTACTTCTAATCCAATTTTATACGATCTTCTGACGCCAACCGTCAGAAAAATGAATGCCCGATGTTCGGATCTTTTTCTTGAAGTTGTGTATATACTGGCTATCTTAACAAGGGCGTCTTGAGGGTCTTAAATATCCGAGGGAGGAGAAATATAGTTGGTCAGAACCCAGAGGTAATTTGCTGTAGAATGGGGCAATCAGTACATTTCTTTACTGAACGAAAGTGGGAATTACTTATCTCGTCAAAACCAATTAAAACGCCGCACAACGCAAAGATGGAATATAATTACGCCCATGCGCCCATTCAATCATATTCAATGGAAAGTCCTAATAATTTAatgaatagattttctatttattcgtaaaacattataataagcAAACTCATTTCATTACATGTAATTCGAAATATTGGTAAAATGCATTCTTATTGACTTGAAACAGCGCGTACAAGCTTCATTATTCTCGCTTCATGGATGTTAAAAATACCTCAATTCAAACCAATGGTTAAGAATCAACTTTGATATGTAATATAagtcattaaatatacaaatggTCCTTTCACAATCCGGGGCACAAACGTGTAGGCATGTATAAAACAATCAGTAACGTATATCTTTAGAAAATCActgtaaacattaaaagttaTTCCATATAAGTAGACTCTTGTTTGAACATTTGTTCAGTGTTAACTGATTAAAAGTTAATTAAAACCTACCGTCTGCATAGATTAATTAAATAGTAttttaattgctttatcaCATCATTGCTTTAAGCATCATTCATATACATATAGCACATTTATTTGTTCGAAATCGTCAACTGATGTACAAACTAATTCTATGGCCacctatgaaataaatatgtgCGCTTGGTCCACAAGGTTCTCGTTAACGCATGCATTTTCTATGCGAGTAAATTTCTATATAattaagcccaacgcacacgatgTAAGGAAACGGGGAAACAAGGGACAGAAACAAGGTTTCGAGCGTTTCCCTTTGTCATGCGCGTTTACAAGAAACATAGTTTCGTGAACAACGTTTCCGAGatcaaaaatgtttgattCCCTGGTTCGTGTACATTGGGCTTAGACCCGAAAGAGGCCCGTTATTTCGGCAGTTATTTCCATAACCTTTTTGACTGCGTTTACTGCAGGTGAAAGAATAGTCTAACTGAAGGGATTTACGTCGGAGCTCGGCGTTTTAGTTCGCGGAAATAGATAATTTAAACCAAAGCTCGAGAGTAAGGATGATCCAAAGGTTGGATGTGTATGAAGGCAAATGAATATACTGTACTGGGTTAGTGCGAGAGGCAAGCGGGGATGTTTTCTGGTGGCCCGATACTCATTGGAATCTTTAAGTTAACCAGGGAGCGACAAACTTCTCGAAGACAGTTCGATTCTTGTGCCATTGCGTGTGTTGAACACCGGGAACTGTGAACACGTGTAAACGCTTCTGTTTGGCGAGCGTTTGCAATCCGAATGTATCATTCGAGAACCACTGAAAAACACGAACAAAAATAATCGAAATTGTATTAAAACATTCTCATTTTCGGGCATCACATTTTCTAACTCCGAAATAGCTCGTTTTGACGTACCGATTGTTGCTGCATTGGGAGAACGTGGTCTTTCGAATCGTAAAAGCCGAATTGACTCGATTGCCACGGAATAATCACACCGTCGTCGGGACTGCCGATTAGCACCAGTTTCTTCACGCGAAGAAAGTTCTTGCGGTATTCTATTGAGAAAAAAGTTTGTAATGCCATTACGAAGACCAGGGCCTGGTGGCACAGTCGTGGACCAactccaaaagtggtcttcaATCTattcttaagactggtcttaagtttttagattggttgtaagaactaagttggtctctTAGACTGGCTTTAAATCTAAGccgtgactatgcaaccggtcCCAGGGGGTAACCACATCAAAACGGAATTAGACATAAAAcgaaatattcaattacatACCGCTTGTGctacgaactatcggttaagAAAAAATGCTAAGGTCTTCTACATGCAGAAGTTCGTTTAAGCGTGAAATTCgctattttatatttgatcAGACAATTTAAAATACCTTCTCTGAATTTAGGATTATTTATGACTGCGAGAAACACCGACTCTTTTTCATACAGTTTCTGATGATGCGGATCTGAATAATAGATCGAGAAATGtcaaatattatcaacagAGCCGCGAACTACGTCGTTATCGTCTGGGTTTGGGCCGGAGTCAAACTTTAACTTAAAACCGTGTCAGTAAAAGTGGTACAacgatatcaaaatattcgaATTAGTATTGCTACAAATTAATACTCACCGTTCCAGTAATTGCCAATAGAAATCAACTGACCCGTCTTAGTGTAGAAAAATCTGAATAGAAACGTGTTACATTTTTAGCGGGAATGACTATGAAAACTACATAGATAgagtacatatatacatatttgaaCACTTACGCATACAGCTCTTCTCTAACCATCGGAGGTATGTAATGTTTGAGGAAATCAGGATCTGCAACACAGATATGTCCGGGAGATATGTAAGTAATTGGTGACATAATTTCACCAGTACAATTAAAATATCACGATGTTGTAAACGTTGAATGTTTACCCCCGTATTGTCCGGCTTGCGGAGATGTCAATGATATGAAAGTGTCAACGTTGTGATCGGGAATGGTTTGAAGAGCGGCGCGGCAAACGAGCCCTCCTGAAAAACGATACCACCATAGATTCTTTATAAGGAAAgaagaaaatgtttcctaATTTCTGTTAATTTTTTCGAATGGATATTCAACAACTCGCCTTGTGAATAACAAAGGAGGTGAAAGCCGTTCGGATGTTCAGCAGAAGCTCGTCTGATGATCTCGCCAGCCGCCCGAGTTTGTTTCCACATAGGGGTTAGGCTAGCAATCTTCTCGTTGTAAGCAGTGATCAGCGTCACATTGGTACCCGGGTGGATCTGAATGATAAAAAACCACTGTATTCTGACTCGGGTTCTGGGGCTCATCAGGGTATGTATTAAACACTTTATATTGATACattgtaatgacaaaatgatttcttttctaatATAGCGCACTTGTAATCAGTGTGCTTTACATTAGTATAAAATAAACATGAGCTCATGAAATAGTAATTTAAGACACTCGGAGAATAAACATTAAGTTAAAATTTACAGTTGACTTAGATTAGGGCCTAATTGCAATTATAAATTCTCCTTAAAAAGTATGTTTTTAAAAAGTATGTAATTCttcttaaaacattgaacTGGTGGACCGGTCTTAAGGGCAGTTGGTGCCACAAGACAGGTGCTATTAATTGAAATGCCCTATCACCTATTGAACACTTTAAGATTCAACTAAACCACTTGTATCATGACTAGAGCAGAGAGATCTTGGTAGGTGCATTTGAGCAAGGATATAATAAACTGGTAACAGTTGAAAGATCTAGAGATAACcgatagaccagttttaacttaaaCCCTCGCGTAAATGActtattaaaaaaaactttaaaaaaaacttatgaATAATTAATTGAGGTAATTGATTAGTCTCAAATTCTAAACCCTTAAGATTTAGGCCTAAGTTATAACCGGTCTTTAAAACTTGTACATCTGCAATACTAGCAAGATTAATAGCTTACCCCGTTAATCAATGTCTTAAAATCAGAGCCAGTGGTTATCGATGGAAAAAGTCCATGCATAAAAACAACTGGTTTACGCGCCCAGCTAACACCCACCAAAGCGAATGATGCaacaaaaattataaataaattcattttcgaagACGAATTTTCCAATGAACTGTTGAGAACACTGAAAATCACAGCTAAATGACTTATGTATGCAGAGCATTGAGTTGTATAGATATGAAATGACAATGAATGTGAAACTTCCTTGATTGCAAAACTGAAAATCCCCAATTTCCTATTGACATGCCTGTGTGCAAATAAATGTATGAATACTTTCAAGCACTGCTAAGGGCCATTTACGTGCAATTTCTACCTTCCTGGTACCAATCCTTCGAGCTTAATCGCCCATTTTCATAGCATATGTAAAATTGTTCGTTAACCTAAATGAGGGTGAAATAATTACTCTGTCTGATAATAAAAAACACTCATCATTTGACTTGTCAGACAACGAATCTTCCTACTTAAAAATAGCATATTGTCCTGGATAATATGTGCAATTATGGAGATAAATACAACATAGCGGACGGGAACGTTTAGAAATAGACAACAGTTGTAATTTCCGACTGGTAgattaaacatttttcagaatttttatCAACTAtaagattaaattatttaaacctaCCTTGAAAATCAAATCCTGGAAGTCGGGCAATTCATCCGGAGAGGGTAGTATACCATGCATAAGCACCACTGGTTTGTAAGCGTCACAGCAGACTAGAACGTggataaaaaaacaaacaaatctcACGAATATCATCGTAAATTTTCTGGGGACATACGCAAAATGGGGACATGGGGCGACGACCTTGAACTAGGCCTAGTGCGCTCCGAGGCACCGAAATATGCTCGAAACTCCAATTcaaattatgtatatatattgttcATGTTTAAAGCGACGACTTCACTTCACAATATCTCGCTGCACTTCAGCTTTCGGCAATAAACCCAATCCGACCTTAATTTCCGAAACCATATTTCAAGTTGCTAACTCAAATTGCGTTCATGCCATGTTCGTGCGCAGCCACGTTCGGAGCCACCCATCAATTTGGGATTCAAAGGAAGGTGATGATGGCGGATGACTTTGCTACATTGATCTGGTAAATAAGTTGTTTACGTAAAGCACTTTTATCCGGAAATCTAAGGGAGGGAGATTACGGCCAGGTGAACAAACAATGCAATTGAGTCGACTGTTGTTGTTGAACCAGGTAACAATCAATTTGGTTCGCTGTGTTTGTTGACATCATCGATCAATCAGAATATTTTTGGGTCGGCGGAGCGTTCCCTCCATCCTTCGAAGGATGAGTTTTCATGGTTTTAACATTCCTTCAGTCATTGATGAGCAGTTTTAATATGATATCATGATATTCCTTTGGATAACTCCATGCCTTCCGTCAGAATATCATGCTATAAACTAATACCTGATTAATTTTAGATATCTGGACGGCCCTCATAGTTTTGaaaagaggagagagtagtTTGATGAAACATGGCGAATAGACCGCACATCACGATACAAGCATGGCTACAAACTCTTGGTCTCGATgattattctattctattccgAAGGTTTGCCGGCGTAGAGGTCAGTGTGAATTCTGCCAATATACATGCAGGCCTTCACAACGCTTTCAGTTTTGAAGCTCTCTGAACTttcgatttgttttattttttcctgtAGGATATACTTCATTTCACGGAAGCAGACCTGAAACACTTGGGCGTCCAAAATAAGGCACACCTTTCATGCTTGGCCACCAGTTTGGTAATGTTGAAAGAGAAATTGGAAAAAAGTAAGTGTCTACTATCTGACGAGTATTATTAGCAGGAGCGCATCTGTGACAGaataaaagaagaaaaagaatagcTCCCACaatgaaatgtgaaaataaagtAAAGTCAACCTTCCCAATACCGCCACCCCGCCTactgccaggttttctcaatgtacggaaaaatttgacttgaaatcaaatcaatcagccCAATACAAACTATAGTAAAAACACATCCGAAACAAACCTAGAAACAGCTGTTATGTAGTTTCATGTATTTTTATGGTTcacccctgatataccgccatGCTCAATACCCCCAAAATCgctctgcaccgatgtgggcgaTATATCAGGGGTTAACTATGTTTGTTGCTGTATCTCAGGATTCTGATGTAAGATTATcataaaaaatgtatttgtaGAATATGGTTCACTGTCACCTCAGACGTCACCTACAGGCGCGACTAGACCAGCTATTAACATACCTATCGACTACGTTCAGTCAAACAGCCGCATGTCTCCGACTTCACCCGGTTCACCGCTCAGCAAACAGACGTTTCAACTCGAAACCCATCCGTGGTATCACGGCATGGTCCCTCGTTCGGTCGCCGAGGAACTGACGTCGGTTAATGGCGATTTCCTCGTACGCGACTCGACGTCGAGTCACGGCGACTACGTGTTGAGTTGTCGGTGGAAAAACGAGCCGCTGCATTTCGTCGTGAACAAACGCACGACGTCGACGAACATCTTCACCGTCAAGGTCAAGTACCACTTCGAAGATCAGTCGTTCGACACGGTGCCCGGATTGATCAACTACTACGTGACATGTAGACGCGCGATCACCGAGCAGTCCGGCGCGATCATCCTGCGTCCGATACCGCGCACGAAATCGGTCGATTATTACGAAATCAAAAACCCGGCGATACAAAATCTGATCCGCGAGCAAAATCCAGTGTATTCGTTCCAGAACGTGAAGTCTAGTCAGCGAAAATTGTCTGATCAAAGTAACACGCGTAGCGGCAGCGGCAGTTCGAATCAGTTGAACGTCGATGTTCCGCATCGACGCAGCAGCACGTCCGTTCTGAACGGGCAaagttcgtcgtcgtcggtgaTGAACGTTTCCGTCGATTATTCTCCGAACGTCGCCGAACCGAGAGTCGAGTTCGAGCATCACGGCAGCATGCCTAGCATCGTCGCCGGTGGTGTTATCGATGAGACGTCGGTCGAATCTTCGCAATCGCGTCAGAGAAATTCGTCGAAGCAGTACTTCCGAGTCGGTAGCGATCCGAATTTGAGCGCGTTGCACAAGGATACGAAGCTCCCCGAGTCGTCACTGGCGCGCGCGAATTCCGGTCGTGGATCCGAGTCGGATTTAACGAAGCCGGCGCCGCCGAAGCCCAGCCGTACTCCGTCGATCAAAGTCGGCGCCGGAGATAACGCGGCGGACGGTCCGCGAAAACCAGTCGTCAGAATCCGCAACGCGGCTTTGTACGAAGACAACGACCGCGATTACAGCGATCTGGATAACGTGCTCGCGACGCCGACCGTCATGAAAGAGGGTAAAGATCGATTCGTCTATTCGGAGGGCGAGCAGCCGCACACGTCGCCGTTACATCGTGCGAGCGTCGATTCGAATTCGAAGTCGTCGGGCAGCACCGGGTCTCAGCTGTCGACGAGCTACAGCGGCGACACGCTGCCTCGCAGGTCGAACGCGTTCACGATACCTCCGCTCGACCCGCCGTCCGATATCGACCCGGCGAATTTCGTCGGCGCGATATTGCCGGCGGATAACAAAGCTCTCGACGCGAACGCGCTAGTTCGACTGAAGATGGCGCTACAAAGCCGACCGGCGAAAGTATTCGCCGAGCATTTGACGAAGTACGACCTGGAATTGATGAAAGTGACCGGTGAACACGACTTAGGCCTCGGAGTTACATCTGGTTTAGAGTTGATAACTCTTCCTCAGGGAAGACAGTTGCGATTGGATGTTTTGGAGAGGTAACTTGAGATATTATAAGTCAGCAAGAACTGCTTATTTATGTTTGTGTTGATTTG
This Tubulanus polymorphus chromosome 7, tnTubPoly1.2, whole genome shotgun sequence DNA region includes the following protein-coding sequences:
- the LOC141908852 gene encoding lysosomal thioesterase PPT2-A-like isoform X2, translated to MIFVRFVCFFIHVLVCCDAYKPVVLMHGILPSPDELPDFQDLIFKIHPGTNVTLITAYNEKIASLTPMWKQTRAAGEIIRRASAEHPNGFHLLCYSQGGLVCRAALQTIPDHNVDTFISLTSPQAGQYGDPDFLKHYIPPMVREELYAFFYTKTGQLISIGNYWNDPHHQKLYEKESVFLAVINNPKFREEYRKNFLRVKKLVLIGSPDDGVIIPWQSSQFGFYDSKDHVLPMQQQSWFSNDTFGLQTLAKQKRLHVFTVPGVQHTQWHKNRTVFEKFVAPWLT
- the LOC141908852 gene encoding lysosomal thioesterase PPT2-A-like isoform X1, producing the protein MNLFIIFVASFALVGVSWARKPVVFMHGLFPSITTGSDFKTLINGIHPGTNVTLITAYNEKIASLTPMWKQTRAAGEIIRRASAEHPNGFHLLCYSQGGLVCRAALQTIPDHNVDTFISLTSPQAGQYGDPDFLKHYIPPMVREELYAFFYTKTGQLISIGNYWNDPHHQKLYEKESVFLAVINNPKFREEYRKNFLRVKKLVLIGSPDDGVIIPWQSSQFGFYDSKDHVLPMQQQSWFSNDTFGLQTLAKQKRLHVFTVPGVQHTQWHKNRTVFEKFVAPWLT
- the LOC141908731 gene encoding breast cancer anti-estrogen resistance protein 3 homolog; translation: MANRPHITIQAWLQTLGLDDYSILFRRFAGVEDILHFTEADLKHLGVQNKAHLSCLATSLVMLKEKLEKKYGSLSPQTSPTGATRPAINIPIDYVQSNSRMSPTSPGSPLSKQTFQLETHPWYHGMVPRSVAEELTSVNGDFLVRDSTSSHGDYVLSCRWKNEPLHFVVNKRTTSTNIFTVKVKYHFEDQSFDTVPGLINYYVTCRRAITEQSGAIILRPIPRTKSVDYYEIKNPAIQNLIREQNPVYSFQNVKSSQRKLSDQSNTRSGSGSSNQLNVDVPHRRSSTSVLNGQSSSSSVMNVSVDYSPNVAEPRVEFEHHGSMPSIVAGGVIDETSVESSQSRQRNSSKQYFRVGSDPNLSALHKDTKLPESSLARANSGRGSESDLTKPAPPKPSRTPSIKVGAGDNAADGPRKPVVRIRNAALYEDNDRDYSDLDNVLATPTVMKEGKDRFVYSEGEQPHTSPLHRASVDSNSKSSGSTGSQLSTSYSGDTLPRRSNAFTIPPLDPPSDIDPANFVGAILPADNKALDANALVRLKMALQSRPAKVFAEHLTKYDLELMKVTGEHDLGLGVTSGLELITLPQGRQLRLDVLERCVCLKLVVAVSILTTRELTDRVQVLHQWIQVATELKSSLGNYVSFAAIMDGLQDIQIGRLSATWLHLKHLHGNSAFMFEVKLIPVYRSLNQGSWSLPLENVSIPHVRPLIDLLERDADEVMSLTPWEQSDPHCGVDIILAHLDTARIICEQSELYKVKANICMSKFSPDVDLTEMSSCAFQMRLLFGSRGAHAPPGERYQKFQQVVALLSERCEPRQTESSL